A window from Planococcus maritimus encodes these proteins:
- a CDS encoding M23 family metallopeptidase yields MNAKHSNKDKLNLRKWKIGTVLVLAASAFGANTIFAEPNESQNLEPVYHIYHNASYLGAVSDDAPIDDLIDEKLKTTASDYDDLRLAPSEDLTVRTEQAVASNPADDETIISQLDEQLAIQAEAFALRVDNESEVYVKDREAYEETIQLIKETAVTEKELEQFEQQQNETDLPELKAGESRITDISFSQPVNGLSKQIDPKQVMAPKQVMAPKQAAEHVTDELGVDVLVSKAEKALKNMPYETVKKDSKDIYIGEMEVSQKGKRGEKAVSYAVREVNGERVGRSETREKILEEPADKIILEGEKELPGVGTGEFTWPADGGYVSSKKGQRWGRAHKGIDIAQPDTFDIVSADHGTVTKAGAAGTFGNRVVVDHKNGYETIYAHLSSIDVQVGDKVSPHTKLGDMGTTGRSTGIHLHFELSYEGQDRDPLDYVKK; encoded by the coding sequence ATGAACGCGAAACACTCAAACAAAGACAAATTGAACCTGCGCAAATGGAAAATCGGAACAGTCCTTGTGCTTGCAGCCAGTGCATTCGGCGCCAACACGATTTTTGCCGAACCGAATGAGTCGCAAAACCTGGAGCCCGTTTATCATATCTATCACAACGCTAGCTATCTCGGAGCCGTCTCAGACGATGCGCCGATCGATGACTTAATTGATGAAAAACTGAAGACGACCGCAAGCGATTACGATGATTTGCGTCTCGCACCGAGTGAGGACCTAACCGTTCGCACTGAACAAGCCGTAGCCTCGAATCCGGCAGACGACGAAACGATCATCAGCCAGCTAGACGAGCAATTGGCCATCCAGGCAGAGGCCTTCGCCTTGCGAGTCGACAATGAATCAGAAGTCTATGTAAAAGATCGTGAAGCCTACGAAGAAACCATTCAGCTCATTAAAGAAACAGCTGTAACCGAAAAGGAGCTCGAGCAATTCGAGCAGCAGCAAAACGAAACGGATTTGCCTGAGCTCAAAGCAGGCGAATCGCGCATCACGGACATTTCCTTTTCGCAGCCGGTCAATGGCTTGTCCAAACAAATCGATCCGAAACAAGTGATGGCGCCCAAACAAGTGATGGCGCCCAAACAAGCCGCAGAGCACGTAACCGATGAGCTCGGGGTGGATGTGCTCGTCAGTAAAGCCGAAAAAGCATTGAAGAACATGCCTTACGAAACGGTCAAAAAAGACAGCAAGGATATCTATATCGGCGAAATGGAAGTCAGCCAAAAAGGCAAGCGCGGCGAAAAAGCGGTCAGTTACGCCGTACGCGAAGTCAACGGTGAGCGCGTCGGCCGCTCCGAGACACGCGAGAAAATCCTGGAAGAGCCAGCCGACAAAATCATCCTAGAAGGCGAGAAGGAACTGCCGGGCGTCGGCACAGGCGAATTCACCTGGCCGGCAGACGGCGGCTACGTGTCGAGCAAAAAAGGGCAGCGCTGGGGCCGTGCCCATAAAGGCATCGACATCGCACAGCCCGATACATTCGATATCGTCTCCGCTGACCACGGCACGGTCACCAAAGCAGGGGCAGCCGGCACATTCGGCAACCGCGTCGTCGTTGACCATAAGAACGGCTATGAGACGATCTATGCGCATCTCTCGTCGATTGACGTCCAAGTGGGCGACAAAGTATCCCCGCATACGAAACTCGGCGATATGGGGACGACAGGACGCTCTACAGGCATCCACCTGCATTTCGAGTTATCCTACGAAGGCCAGGACCGTGACCCTTTGGATTATGTGAAAAAATAA